Within Triticum dicoccoides isolate Atlit2015 ecotype Zavitan chromosome 1B, WEW_v2.0, whole genome shotgun sequence, the genomic segment ttgtgatctccatctccgaagcattgtcgtgatcaccatcgtcaccggcgcgacaccttgatctccatcgtagcatggttgtcgttacgccatctattgcttctacgactatcgctaccgcttagtgataaagtaaagcaattacagcgtgtttgaatttcatacaataaaacaacaaccatatggctcctgccagttgccgataacttcggttacaaaacatgatcatctcatacaataaaatatagcatcacgtcttgaccatatcacatcacaacatgccctgcaaaaataagttagacgtcctctactttgttgttgcaagttttatgtggatgctacgggctgaacaagaaccgtttttacctacgcatcaaaaccacaacgatagttcgtcaagttagtgttgttttaaccttcgcaaggaccaggcgtagccacactcggttcaactaaagtgagagagacagacacccgccagccacctttaagcacgaatgctcgtaatggtgaaaccagtctcgcgtaagcgtacgcgtaatgtcggtccgaaccgcttcatctcacaataccgctgaaccaaagtatgacatgctggtaagaagtatgacttgtatcgcccacaactcacttgtgttctactcgtgcatttgaCATAtccacataaaaccaggctcggatgccactgttggggaacgtagtaatttcaaaaaaaatcctacgcacacgcaagatcatggtgatgcatagcaacgagaggggagagtgttgtccacgtaccctcgtagaccgtaagcggaagcgttatgataacgcggttgatgtagtcgtacgtcttcacgatccgaccgatccgagtaccgaacgtacgacacctccgagttcagcacacgttcagctcgatgacgatccccggactccgatccagcagggtgtcggggatgagttccgtcagcacgacgacgtggtgacgatgatgatgttctaccgatgccgggcttcgcctaagcaccgcaacgatatgactgaggtggaatatggtggaggggggcaccgcacacggctaaggaacgatcacgatgatcaacttgcgtgtcatggggtgccccctgcccccgtatataaatgagcaaggggaggaggaggctcacccaaggggggagtcctactcccaccgggagtaggactcctcctttcctagtaggagtaggagagaaggaaggggaagagagaagggaaggaaggagggggtgcgccccccctagtccaattcggactaggccttggggggacgcgcgacctgccctaggcagcccctctctcttccccgtatggcccaataaggcccaatacttctccccggcgaattccgtaactctctggtattccgataaatacccgaatcactcggaacctttccgaagtccgaatatagtcgtccaatatatcgatctttacgtctcgaccatttcgaaactcctcgtcatgtccccgatctcattcgggactccgaacttcttcggtacatcaaaactcataaactcataataaaactgtcatcgtaacgttaagcgtgcggaccctacgggttcgagaactatgtagacatgacctacactgtttccggtcaataaccaagagcggaacctggatgctcatattggctcctacatattctacgaagatctttatcggtcaaaccacataacaacatacgttgttccctttgtcattggtatgttacttcccgagattcgatcgtcggtatctcaatacctagttcaatctcgttaccggcaagtctctttactcgttacataatacatcattccgtaaccaactcattggccacattgcttgcaaggcttatagtgatgggcattaccgagagggcccagagatacctctccgacaatcggagtgacaaaacctaatttcgaaatacaccaactcaacatataccattgaagacacctgtagagctcctttataatcacccagttacgttgtgacatttggtagcacacaaagtgttcctccgataaacgggagttgcataatctcatagttgtaggaacatatataagtcatgaagaagcaatagcaacatactaaacgatcaagtgctaagctaacagaatgggtcaagtcaatcacatcattctcctaatgatgtgatcccgttaatcaaatgacagctcatgtctatggttaggaaacttaaccatctttgattaacgagctagtcaagtagaggcatactagtgacactatgtttgtctatgtattcacacatgtattatgtttcccgttaatacaattctagcatgaataataaacatttatcatgaaataaggaaataaataataactttattattgcctttagggcatatttccttcaccagcgtGGTTCCTCTCGATCTCCTCTCCTGCATCTTGACGCAGTTGTGTCATCATCGTCGTCGTTCATCTTGGCCTCCTCTCCTGGATCCTACTGCACTGACGCTGCCATGACGCATACGCTGTATTTCTTCTTCTATGTCCTCCGTCTCAGGGCCTTTGCCTATTCCTCTTGACCTCCTTGCTCGCGTCTTACTACACCGGAGTCGTCTCCGGGGTCGTTCATCTTAACCTCCTCTCCCTTGTCCTATTGCACTAACGCCGCCATGGCTTGCGCACTGCATTTCTCCTCGTATGTCCTCTGTCTCCACGCGAACTTTCTCTGCAGTGACGACACTAACAACTAGTTCGCCGCGCCGTCAACGGGGTCTCTCGCACACGACTACGTGCTCGTTGTATCAGACATGACACCACGGCCACTAGAGTCGCCATGGTCTGTCACGCACTGCATTTCTCCTCTCCCGTCCTCTGCCTCAGCGCTCCTCCGCACAGACTTTCTCTGCGGCGAAGACGATAGCAACTAGTTCGCTGTGATGCCAACAGGAACGCTCGCCTGCGACTTCGTGCTCGTCATGTTGGGCGCGGCTCCGTAGTCACGGTCCACCACAGTCGCATGACACTCTAGTGTAACTTTGTGTGTTAAGTGCAAGTGCTAGCTCTTAATCATACCCTCTGTATGTAAACAAAAAACGTGTGAGTTGAGATAATGCAAACAGAAAGCATGTAGTTATGTGAGTCCAGATAATGCAAGACACCAAACAACATGTCAATACCCATTCCCTAAAAgcgaaccaatctgtggttggatgATTAGCGGGACAGTGATATCCGCAGCCCAACAGGGTTCAAatcttggtgctcgcattatttctgcatTTATTTCAGAAATTTCCGGCGATGGGCTTTTAGTGgggggagacgttcccgtcgacgacgaggcaccTACGATgatttcgtaaatttcaagatggcatgccggctcagtctctcggtggATGTgtttatagggatgagtgtatggcgTATGTATGAGTGCTTGCGTATGTACTCATGTTAAAAAAACGGACTCCCTAATGCAAGAAGTTTAGATGCCGGACCAAATAATGTGCAGATGTTATTTTTTCTTGTTTTCCCTCGTGCAGGCGCAACCGAGACATATATGCGATGCACGCAAACGGAACTGCTCTACGCACGCAAAAGTGCAACCAAACCCGCCCCAAATGTTCCTCCCCCGTCCTCACCTCGCGTATACTCCTCTCGGCTGAAAGCGCGCCGCCGACGACGCCTGCCAGCACGCCGACGCGGACCCGGCGGCCCCTTCCTCCACCCTACGCGGACCCTGTTCGCCACGAGGGCCATCCCGGCGGCTCTGGTTTCCATCCTGCGCCCCCTCAGTTCCTACCGCCGCCGAAGCAGATCCTCCCGCAGGCCCCCTTCTCCGTCGCAACCGACATTCTCTCCGGTAAAAATTTCTTCCACTTCACCCCTCTCCCTTTGTCCCCCTAGGTCAGGATGCAAGCGGGGCGGGTTGCGGTCATCCCGCATCCCGCACTCCAGCTCGCGAGCAGCTACCCGGGAGACGCGGGTTGCCGTACGCGGGCTGTCGCCACGCCGCTAGCCCGCAAGTAGCAAGGATACCATACGTTACGCTCTGTAAGAACTTAGTACATCAGGAAGGAAGAGTGGTGCTATACGGAGTTGCCCAAATAATAAGATTGGTTAGTCACCGGTATTTGCTAATTAGCGGAGGTAATCGTGTGCATGACGTGAATCATGACAAGGGTGTGCATCTTTCTGACGAATCTGTATGCATGCATTTGTGAGCAGTATGTATATTTCCATCTTCTAGCTGCACATATCACACGAGGAGTCCAGTATGGTTTCATTTCAGGAGATGGAACGTGCATGAGTTGGAGCATGCagcaggatttttttctttttttgagttgCATGCAGCAGAATTTTTTAGAAACTCCAGCAAAGGCCGATGTTAGGCTTAAACGGCCAATCTCTCTGAATATAAATTGAGAGGACGCTGGCATATACTGACAGATATGGGCACATGCGGGCTTCATGGGACAGCCGTTAAATCCTAAGTTATGCAGTGTGCCGCTGGTGCCCACTTTGACTGTGTTTAGCGGGGTGGCCTTTGCGGACTGCCCGCGCCGGTTGCAACCTGACTCCCAAGGTTTCACTGTCGAGCATCTATGGTGATCTCACCATGCCTGCGGCCAAGAAGTCTTTGAAGAAAACCTTACTTTCTATTGTCATGTCCTAATTCATGACGGAGTTTATTTTGGCATGAACACTTGCATGCAAATGACTTTAATCCTCGCTCTTTTGGTAATTGGTTCAACTAGTTGTGAGCATGTAAAAGATTCTGAATTAGTAATCTATGGTAATGGCAATAAACTAATGATTAATTTCATTGGTGACGCTAGACTGATGGTATGTTGTTTTTTGATAGGGACCTGGCCCTTGGAGTATAGTAGGATTGGACGAGCCTTCACTGTTGTGGGATCCCGTTAGAGTTTATCGTCCCCGAGTGAACCACCATCCTCGTCTCTGCCTCCTCCAACCCCAGCTCCGTCACCTTCCTAGCCTGCAGTATCAACCATGAAACAGCGGCGGGGGTCCCTTGATATCCGTCAGATGTTCTTCAGCTATTTCAAATCAATTGCAAAATTCAAGGGGTGGCAGTCTAGTCCATTGATCCCCGTGGAAGACGCCACGTTACCACTAATTCACAGAGCTTTGGATCAGTTTAGGCATGCGTTCTTTGCGGACCCCCCACCAGACGAAGGCAGTGTATACTCCCTGAAGTGTATTCGCACCAATGGTAATCTGGAGGACTATACAGACACTTCACACTGTAGGTTCACTGAGATTCTTGGTACATGGTACTCAGGGGACGACAAGGAGAAAAAAATTACTGATCTGCTCTCATATCTCGAAATAGTAAGTGCTTTCTGTTGTTCGAATATATATGATAGTTCAAACTAGCGAGTTTCTATATTGAGCTCCTTGGAATAAAATCAATGGGCCATTTTGTTTACCTAGTATTGATGTTGTATGCAGATGTGGAAATTAGATTGTAAGAGAATGTATGTCACATATTTTGGTGGTGATGAATATTCAGGTCCTGACACGGATTTCATGGATGTTGTGTTGTCCTTTGTGCCGGAAAGTAATGTTTCGGCAACCACTTCTAAGGTTCTTAGCTTTGCACTTTTACTTCATGGTTGTATATGTACATTACCAACCAGATTCACTTACAATCTTATGGTACTTCAATTAACAGGGAAGTTTTTGGAATGTTGATGACACTGGTCCATGTGGGCCATGTTCAGGAATTTATTATGATCTCATTGGAAACAGGAATCCTGATACTCCTGTAGTTCTGAATGACCCTACGTGTCCTCTGCTTTTGAATCTTGTATTTATTCAGGTTAGTTGGTAATGGTTATTAAGTGTTTTATGCATAAACGATGCTCTTGTTAAATCTCTTGACATACTGAATATGTTATTTTAATTTCTATATCGATAATTGCGCTTAAGTAAATTGTTGTTTATTATTTGTTACTTTGGCATCGTGTCTTCAAGCATGTTATTTTTCTTTATTGATGTTGACTGTTATTTTTCCGCCTAACATGCTGTGTTTCTTTATTACATGTTTTTTGTGATNNNNNNNNNNNNNNNNNNNNNNNNNNNNNNNNNNNNNNNNNNNNNNNNNNNNNNNNNNNNNNNNNNNNNNNNNNNNNNNNNNNNNNNNNNNNNNNNNNNNNNNNNNNNNNNNNNNNNNNNNNNNNNNNNNNNNNNNNNNNNNNNNNNNNNNNNNNNNNNNNNNNNNNNNNNNNNNNNNNNNNNNNNNNNNNNNNNNNNNNNNNNNNNNNNNNNNNNNNNNNNNNNNNNNNNNNNNNNNNNNNNNNNNNNNN encodes:
- the LOC119304688 gene encoding alanine--tRNA ligase-like, whose amino-acid sequence is MKQRRGSLDIRQMFFSYFKSIAKFKGWQSSPLIPVEDATLPLIHRALDQFRHAFFADPPPDEGSVYSLKCIRTNGNLEDYTDTSHCRFTEILGTWYSGDDKEKKITDLLSYLEIMWKLDCKRMYVTYFGGDEYSGPDTDFMDVVLSFVPESNVSATTSKGSFWNVDDTGPCGPCSGIYYDLIGNRNPDTPVVLNDPTCPLLLNLVFIQVSW